The following proteins come from a genomic window of Mycolicibacterium rufum:
- a CDS encoding putative baseplate assembly protein, translated as MHATTPTDTYNPPQRDAIAYRIGTHGSFRESMQARLSSQKELNRLLTRDSDDPSIALLDCFAILGDILTFYQERIANEGYLRTATEPRSLNQLGRLVGYRTRPALGADTYLAYTLDPGAKTLIPAGAGAKSVPRQNELPATFETSDDLHAREEWNNLAPIMSGPPSIAYYGQKLSEEPDDVNDIPELRIAGTAANLKAGDRLLFLFDPAPPPAALADGFDPRLGTAVRIASASKPDFQANTTAVSLISTRTPLSTALLALARTTNDAINHPAGAASVKTVLSTYLEPLSKRLADGPSLTAEDVLRNVLGAGSGVSLPQVVEHLLVAAALASVHESPAVVAWYRTYADPMLGAARHAVRIAETALGRRAGDLQALRWRAHDILCPSDGEGHVPIYDNVDCDDGAALVALTPMLPWLRRPPSRAPRNARDIDPGTAALFRPDSDVHAKLLAAADPRVAPTLHQAWDNEQLTPPTALSDMQVLRTKATLAEGSDTNTVRLDTVYDGIQKGSWVVVGAKNLVRRVESVNQSSRNVAPAAASPINVPFTELTLDAKIVAGEGSALYAQGESLTPVGDLITDDIAGDTIELGRVYDGLTPGRWVIVSGERTDVPYTSGIRAAELTMVAGVRQWVDPDEAASSVRTILTLTGELAYRYRRDSVTVYGNVVAATQGETRTEILGNGDAGQPNQSFRIRQVNQDNPLTALPATSPAGFDDELWVSVSGVRWRPTEILATSAATDHVYRPDVAADKSVDIGFGDGVHGARPPTGSQNIAATLRVGAGRGGNAIAGQISQLAGQPLGVSAVTNPIAATGGTDGDTPDDARTVTPLRMLALDRLLSVRDYQDYTRARAGIAKASARRLFDGGQHVVHVTVASIGDAPVDAGSGLLTALKDSLAEFGDPGVTVRVDVRDMVLLVMRAGVKVKPDHNWDVVEPAVRAALSGTYSFARRDLAQDAYLSEAFAAAQAVPGVDYIDIDIFHGVPASVTPLELLSLANQLSGPDRVVRAEPAKYEPGQVFSWDEPLTLTEAALHTGLTVEELCRLNPTLANAPIQAYTPITIFRGIRPAQIVVLSPDVPEALMLRRIP; from the coding sequence GTGCACGCCACGACCCCCACCGACACGTACAACCCGCCACAACGAGACGCGATCGCGTACCGCATCGGGACGCACGGCAGCTTCCGCGAATCGATGCAGGCCCGGTTGTCCTCCCAGAAGGAGCTCAACCGTCTGCTGACACGCGATTCCGACGATCCGAGCATCGCTCTGCTCGACTGCTTCGCGATCCTCGGCGACATCCTGACCTTCTACCAGGAGCGCATCGCCAACGAAGGCTACCTGCGCACCGCCACCGAACCACGCTCGCTGAACCAACTCGGCCGGCTCGTCGGCTACCGCACCCGCCCCGCGCTGGGTGCCGACACGTACCTCGCCTACACGCTGGACCCCGGCGCCAAGACGCTGATACCGGCCGGCGCGGGCGCCAAGAGCGTGCCGCGGCAGAACGAATTGCCGGCGACGTTCGAGACATCGGACGACCTGCACGCCCGCGAGGAATGGAACAACCTGGCGCCGATCATGTCCGGGCCGCCATCGATCGCGTACTACGGGCAGAAGCTCAGTGAGGAACCCGACGACGTCAACGACATACCCGAATTGCGCATCGCGGGCACCGCCGCGAACCTCAAAGCCGGTGACAGACTGCTCTTCCTGTTCGACCCGGCACCGCCCCCCGCCGCCCTGGCCGACGGGTTCGACCCCCGCCTCGGCACTGCGGTGCGCATCGCCAGCGCGTCCAAGCCCGACTTCCAGGCGAACACCACCGCCGTCTCCCTGATATCGACGCGAACCCCATTGAGCACGGCGCTGCTCGCTCTGGCGCGCACTACCAACGACGCGATAAACCACCCGGCCGGTGCCGCATCTGTGAAGACCGTCCTCAGCACCTACCTCGAACCGCTGTCCAAGCGGCTGGCCGATGGCCCGTCGCTCACCGCCGAAGACGTCTTGCGCAACGTTCTCGGGGCAGGGTCGGGGGTCTCGCTGCCTCAGGTGGTCGAGCACCTCCTCGTAGCCGCCGCGCTGGCGTCGGTGCACGAATCACCGGCGGTGGTGGCGTGGTACAGAACCTATGCCGACCCGATGCTCGGCGCGGCACGGCATGCGGTTCGAATCGCCGAAACCGCCCTGGGACGACGGGCGGGTGATCTCCAGGCGCTGCGCTGGCGTGCCCACGACATCCTCTGCCCGTCGGACGGCGAGGGACACGTCCCGATCTACGACAACGTGGACTGCGATGACGGTGCGGCGTTGGTGGCACTCACCCCGATGCTGCCGTGGCTGCGGCGCCCACCGTCTCGGGCTCCACGCAACGCGCGTGACATCGACCCCGGGACCGCGGCGTTGTTCCGGCCCGACTCCGACGTCCACGCCAAACTGCTCGCCGCCGCCGATCCACGGGTCGCCCCGACCCTGCACCAGGCGTGGGACAACGAACAGCTCACCCCGCCAACCGCACTGAGTGACATGCAGGTGCTGCGGACCAAGGCGACACTCGCCGAAGGGTCGGATACGAATACGGTCCGATTGGACACCGTCTACGACGGCATCCAGAAGGGCAGCTGGGTTGTCGTCGGCGCGAAGAACCTGGTGCGCCGGGTCGAGTCGGTCAACCAGTCGTCGCGCAACGTGGCTCCGGCGGCCGCAAGCCCGATCAACGTGCCGTTCACCGAACTGACTCTCGACGCCAAGATCGTCGCCGGCGAAGGATCCGCCCTCTACGCCCAGGGTGAATCCCTCACGCCGGTAGGCGATCTCATCACCGACGACATCGCGGGCGACACCATCGAGCTGGGCCGCGTCTACGACGGGCTGACACCCGGCCGCTGGGTCATCGTCAGTGGTGAACGCACCGACGTCCCCTACACCAGTGGCATCCGAGCCGCCGAGCTCACCATGGTCGCCGGGGTGCGCCAATGGGTCGATCCCGACGAGGCGGCATCCTCGGTCCGCACCATCCTGACACTGACCGGCGAGCTGGCCTACCGCTACCGCCGCGACAGCGTCACCGTCTACGGCAACGTCGTTGCCGCCACCCAAGGCGAAACGCGCACGGAGATCCTCGGCAACGGGGATGCCGGCCAACCCAACCAGTCATTCCGAATTCGCCAAGTCAACCAGGACAACCCCCTCACCGCGCTGCCGGCGACCAGTCCCGCCGGCTTCGACGACGAACTGTGGGTGAGTGTTTCAGGCGTCCGGTGGCGGCCCACGGAGATCCTGGCGACCAGTGCGGCGACCGACCACGTCTACCGGCCCGACGTCGCCGCCGACAAGTCCGTCGACATCGGCTTCGGTGACGGCGTTCACGGCGCCCGACCCCCGACCGGCAGCCAGAACATCGCCGCGACGCTGCGCGTCGGCGCCGGCCGCGGCGGGAACGCGATCGCGGGCCAGATCTCGCAGCTGGCCGGCCAACCGCTCGGCGTCAGCGCCGTCACCAACCCCATCGCCGCCACCGGCGGAACAGACGGCGACACCCCCGACGATGCCCGCACAGTAACGCCGCTGCGCATGCTCGCCCTCGACCGGCTGCTGTCGGTGCGTGACTACCAGGACTACACCCGCGCCAGGGCGGGCATCGCAAAAGCCAGCGCTCGCAGGCTCTTCGACGGCGGGCAACATGTCGTGCATGTGACTGTCGCCAGCATCGGCGACGCGCCTGTCGATGCCGGTTCGGGACTGCTGACCGCGCTGAAAGACTCGCTCGCCGAGTTCGGCGACCCGGGTGTCACCGTCCGGGTCGACGTGCGCGACATGGTGCTGCTCGTGATGCGCGCGGGTGTCAAGGTCAAGCCCGACCACAACTGGGACGTCGTCGAACCCGCAGTGCGGGCGGCCCTGTCGGGCACCTACTCCTTCGCACGCCGCGACCTGGCGCAGGACGCCTACCTCAGCGAGGCGTTCGCCGCCGCGCAGGCCGTCCCCGGAGTCGACTATATCGACATCGACATCTTCCACGGAGTGCCTGCCTCCGTCACCCCACTCGAACTGCTTTCTCTCGCCAACCAACTCAGCGGCCCCGATCGGGTGGTCCGTGCCGAACCTGCCAAATACGAGCCAGGTCAGGTCTTCTCATGGGATGAGCCCCTGACGCTCACAGAGGCCGCGCTGCACACCGGCCTGACGGTCGAGGAACTGTGCCGGCTCAACCCCACCCTGGCCAATGCGCCGATCCAGGCGTACACCCCGATCACGATCTTCCGCGGGATCCGGCCCGCCCAGATCGTCGTGCTGTCGCCCGACGTCCCGGAGGCCCTGATGCTGCGGAGGATCCCATGA
- a CDS encoding putative baseplate assembly protein, which produces MTCTDERRRNMARDRGYNGIDAVSVGSDRTELSVVFFGDVPGGLRPANFRIEGGRRITGIEVTSVAPCPSKDPELEHCVRVTVDRAGDLSTYRLCVVDVEGFDPRYRCLDFTFVTGCDDIDCAPQCDCPDESFPPVEIDYLAKDYASFRQLMLDRLSLTMPQWTERHIPDIGITLVELLAYEGDRLSYQQDAVATEAYLETARLRTSVRRHTRLVDYTLHDGCAARAWVCVEVSGDVELKAGTVQFASGTQIFEPLVYQDLSLRAGHNRVDLWTWEDHDCCLPIGTTAATLVDGEPGKDRVLQLRPGDVLILEEIIGPKTGNEADRDITHRQAVRLTSVTPAVDPLREQPVLEVTWARDDALRFPLCVNSRGGRECTDLVVGVGRGNVVLVEHGGGVPDEPLEVPVADPVDPGCPEPVCFGCHDTTAPPRTTRYPPIPKRFQPAISRLPVTNSVPFPSLGVTTRAQADWLRDLPARAREHVRTLYRKMPEEPLEKSDTEYLTVLFGEPTLTKVRLAQHPHRALRTLLRRFDELLIAKLERLEELIGQARSGCVLTADEEGWEVAQSWGVDAAEADPADPRFFGPAAIATDTDPRDALPAVTVIDRFNETWHARRDLLDSGPDDRHFVGETDDDGRVHLRFGDGRNGAQFELLDGTAQDHSVARYRVGNGTAGNVGAEAIDKIIIADTHGATISRVRNPLPGAGGVDPEDVAAARIQAPHEARLRQLRAITAGDYADLAARQPGLQRATANLAWTGSWYEAQIAIDALGAPVAPDWLLDDVRSSMHRYRKIGHDLSVSSAVLVPLDLALCVQVKPEHIAGHVRAALMRTLGAGRDGYFNADRLTFGTPVRVSSIVAAAASVPGVLSVDVTRLERLFGPPGDALDTGVLAIKPLEVAQLDSDPARPENGRLDLTLVGGR; this is translated from the coding sequence ATGACATGTACCGACGAGCGGCGCCGCAACATGGCACGCGACAGGGGGTACAACGGTATCGACGCGGTGAGCGTCGGCTCCGACCGCACCGAGCTCTCGGTGGTCTTCTTCGGCGATGTGCCCGGCGGCCTGCGCCCAGCCAACTTTCGCATCGAAGGTGGCCGGCGAATCACCGGCATCGAAGTGACGTCGGTGGCGCCCTGCCCGAGCAAGGATCCGGAACTCGAGCACTGTGTTCGCGTGACTGTCGACCGCGCCGGCGACCTGTCCACCTACCGGCTGTGCGTCGTCGACGTCGAAGGGTTCGACCCGCGTTATCGCTGCCTCGATTTCACCTTCGTCACCGGGTGCGACGATATCGACTGCGCACCGCAATGTGACTGCCCCGACGAGTCTTTCCCACCGGTCGAGATCGACTACCTGGCCAAAGATTACGCCAGCTTCCGGCAACTGATGCTGGACCGGCTGAGCCTGACGATGCCTCAGTGGACCGAACGCCACATCCCCGATATCGGCATCACCCTGGTCGAGCTGCTCGCGTATGAAGGCGATCGGCTCAGCTACCAGCAGGACGCGGTCGCGACCGAGGCGTACCTCGAGACCGCGCGGCTGCGGACCTCGGTGCGCCGCCACACCCGGCTGGTGGACTACACGCTGCACGACGGCTGCGCGGCCCGCGCGTGGGTCTGCGTCGAAGTCTCCGGCGACGTCGAGCTCAAAGCTGGAACGGTGCAGTTCGCCAGCGGCACGCAGATCTTCGAACCGCTGGTCTACCAGGACCTTTCACTGCGCGCCGGCCACAACAGGGTCGACCTGTGGACGTGGGAGGACCACGATTGCTGTCTGCCGATCGGCACGACCGCGGCAACACTCGTCGACGGCGAACCAGGCAAAGACCGGGTGCTGCAGCTGAGGCCCGGCGACGTGCTGATCCTCGAAGAGATCATCGGCCCGAAAACCGGAAACGAAGCCGACCGCGACATCACCCATCGGCAGGCGGTGCGATTGACGTCGGTCACACCGGCCGTCGACCCTCTGCGCGAGCAGCCTGTACTCGAGGTGACCTGGGCGCGCGACGACGCGCTGCGATTCCCGCTGTGCGTCAACAGCCGCGGCGGGCGTGAGTGCACCGATCTCGTCGTCGGCGTTGGCCGCGGCAATGTGGTCCTGGTCGAACACGGCGGCGGCGTTCCCGACGAACCGCTGGAGGTGCCCGTGGCCGACCCCGTCGACCCGGGATGCCCGGAGCCGGTCTGCTTCGGCTGCCACGACACGACCGCACCACCGCGTACCACTCGCTATCCGCCGATCCCCAAGCGATTCCAGCCGGCGATCAGCCGGCTTCCGGTCACCAACAGCGTCCCCTTCCCGTCCCTCGGCGTCACCACCCGCGCCCAGGCGGACTGGCTACGAGACCTCCCTGCGCGGGCGCGAGAACACGTGCGCACCCTGTACCGCAAGATGCCGGAAGAACCGCTGGAGAAGAGCGACACCGAGTATCTGACCGTGTTGTTCGGCGAACCCACACTGACCAAAGTGCGGCTGGCGCAGCACCCTCACCGTGCGCTCCGTACCTTGCTGCGGCGCTTCGACGAGCTGCTGATCGCCAAACTCGAACGCCTCGAAGAGCTGATCGGACAGGCCCGCAGTGGATGCGTCCTGACCGCCGACGAGGAGGGCTGGGAAGTGGCGCAGAGCTGGGGCGTCGACGCCGCCGAAGCCGATCCGGCCGATCCGCGATTCTTTGGCCCCGCCGCGATCGCAACCGACACCGACCCACGCGACGCGCTGCCCGCGGTCACCGTGATCGACCGATTCAACGAAACCTGGCACGCTCGACGCGATCTGCTCGACAGCGGTCCCGATGACCGCCACTTCGTCGGAGAGACCGACGACGACGGCCGCGTGCATCTGCGATTCGGCGACGGGCGCAACGGCGCGCAATTCGAGCTGCTCGACGGGACAGCGCAAGACCACTCGGTGGCGCGCTACCGGGTCGGCAACGGCACCGCCGGAAACGTCGGCGCCGAGGCCATCGACAAGATCATCATCGCCGACACCCACGGCGCGACGATCAGCAGAGTGCGAAACCCGCTGCCCGGTGCAGGAGGCGTGGACCCGGAAGATGTTGCCGCAGCCCGAATCCAGGCTCCGCACGAGGCGAGGCTGCGGCAGCTGCGCGCCATCACCGCCGGCGACTACGCCGACCTCGCCGCTCGCCAACCCGGGTTGCAGCGGGCCACGGCGAACCTCGCCTGGACCGGCAGCTGGTACGAGGCCCAGATCGCCATCGACGCACTCGGTGCGCCGGTCGCCCCCGACTGGCTGCTGGACGATGTGCGGAGCTCGATGCACCGCTACCGCAAGATCGGCCATGACCTTTCGGTGTCCAGTGCAGTGCTCGTGCCACTCGACCTGGCGCTGTGCGTCCAGGTCAAACCCGAGCACATCGCGGGCCATGTCCGCGCGGCGTTGATGCGCACCCTCGGCGCGGGCCGCGACGGCTACTTCAACGCCGACCGCCTCACCTTCGGCACACCCGTCCGGGTCAGCTCGATCGTCGCGGCCGCGGCGTCGGTGCCCGGCGTGCTCAGCGTCGACGTCACCAGGCTGGAACGCCTTTTCGGGCCCCCCGGCGACGCACTCGACACCGGCGTCCTGGCGATCAAACCGCTGGAGGTCGCTCAACTCGACAGTGATCCGGCCCGGCCGGAGAACGGGCGCCTCGACCTCACCCTGGTAGGTGGACGATGA
- a CDS encoding GPW/gp25 family protein encodes MNIDFPYHVGTTGRTADTTYPDHVRDMIEQLLFTRPGERVNRPDFGCGLLDLVFEPNSPELAAALQVSAEGALTRWLGDVITVEELTVTTEDATLRIVVRYTLLATGEQMQTSIEGSPA; translated from the coding sequence ATGAACATCGACTTCCCCTACCACGTCGGTACTACCGGCCGCACCGCCGACACCACCTACCCCGACCATGTCCGGGACATGATCGAGCAGCTCTTGTTCACCCGGCCTGGCGAGCGGGTGAACCGCCCCGATTTCGGGTGCGGACTGCTCGATCTGGTCTTCGAACCCAACAGCCCGGAACTGGCAGCGGCACTGCAGGTTTCCGCCGAAGGGGCGCTGACGCGGTGGCTCGGCGACGTGATCACCGTCGAGGAACTCACCGTCACCACCGAGGACGCCACGTTGCGCATCGTCGTGAGATACACGCTGCTGGCCACCGGCGAACAGATGCAGACGTCCATCGAGGGGAGTCCGGCATGA
- a CDS encoding phage baseplate assembly protein V, translating to MTTDAKKYPGVYKGVVVSNVDVTGGNRVMVRVDDVLGNDPCIWADPCYATPGMSVVPMVNSGVWIQFQDGDIDRAFWTGFWRGGLGDAPPIALTLPPSVPQIVMATPGQNYVLITDAPGPLGGIQIQIRGPAGPSIKMNETSIELSCGPGLASIRLMGTGVFINNTSLVIPK from the coding sequence ATGACAACCGATGCGAAGAAATATCCCGGCGTCTACAAAGGGGTCGTCGTCTCCAACGTCGACGTCACCGGAGGCAACCGGGTGATGGTGCGGGTGGACGACGTTCTGGGAAACGACCCGTGCATCTGGGCCGATCCCTGTTATGCCACACCGGGCATGAGCGTCGTGCCCATGGTGAATTCAGGAGTCTGGATCCAATTCCAGGACGGCGACATCGACCGCGCCTTCTGGACCGGCTTCTGGCGCGGCGGCTTGGGCGACGCACCGCCGATCGCGCTGACACTGCCGCCCAGCGTTCCGCAGATCGTGATGGCAACCCCCGGCCAGAACTATGTCCTGATCACCGATGCGCCCGGACCCCTTGGCGGGATACAGATCCAGATCCGCGGGCCCGCCGGACCGTCGATCAAGATGAACGAGACCTCCATCGAGCTGTCCTGCGGTCCGGGCCTCGCCTCGATCAGATTGATGGGGACCGGCGTGTTCATCAACAACACGTCGCTCGTGATCCCGAAGTAG
- a CDS encoding ATP-binding protein produces MTRPALGAAEWEAANGDFLAASLAWLRLLLQRRRDPAEQPPSPSAIPHRGGRMGRLFGRDEHESPQLALPVRASISDDEIANAAARVAHTEQCTPPPALVELAARLGLSRFERDILLLCAALDLDPSVADLCARAHGNDHMRYPTFGLALEMLPDPAWDAVAPRGGLRYWKLVEITQRSGEGLISAALRADERIVNYVKGLNDLDDRLSPVVTSLDSSAAAQLPDSQQVLAQRIEREWTLGPTGTPTVQLAGLDPAGKRLVAAHAARRCGLLAYRLPADLIPTQPTDLDNLARLWERESALLPVALYIDAEDIDDENAAARTPISRFLTRIGGQCALAVRESWSDVGRGSVVLDVEAPSATERAEAWQASLAEGTDMGAIDALSAQFALQICDIAEIASMSDDSADAWHECRARTRPRLDALARRLEPRVDWDDIVLPEAARTLLERVAAQVSHRTTVYDDWGFGRRINRGLGVSVLFAGPSGTGKTMAAEVLASRLKLDLYRIDLSAVVSKYIGETEKNLRKLFDAGESGGAILLFDEADSIFGKRSQVKDAHDRYANIEINYLLQRMEAYHGLAILATNMRGALDPAFLRRLRFVVEFTFPDVGQRRQIWVKSFPSDAPVADLDFDRLAQLPVSGGMARNIAVNAAFLAAAADGRITMANVLTAARMEFEKLELPIRDREFALSTVGA; encoded by the coding sequence ATGACGCGACCGGCGCTCGGAGCCGCCGAATGGGAGGCTGCCAACGGCGATTTCCTCGCTGCCTCGTTGGCGTGGCTGCGGTTGCTCCTGCAGCGGCGTCGCGATCCGGCCGAGCAGCCGCCGAGCCCCTCCGCCATCCCGCACCGCGGCGGGAGAATGGGCCGCCTCTTCGGACGCGACGAGCACGAATCACCCCAACTCGCCCTGCCGGTGCGGGCGAGCATCTCTGACGACGAGATCGCGAACGCCGCCGCCAGGGTCGCGCACACCGAACAATGCACACCGCCACCGGCTCTGGTCGAGCTCGCCGCACGGCTGGGTCTGTCCCGGTTCGAGCGCGACATTCTGTTGCTGTGCGCCGCGCTGGACCTCGATCCGTCCGTCGCCGATCTCTGCGCACGAGCACATGGAAACGACCACATGCGGTACCCCACGTTCGGACTCGCCCTCGAGATGCTTCCCGACCCCGCGTGGGACGCCGTGGCGCCACGCGGCGGCCTGCGGTACTGGAAGCTCGTCGAGATCACCCAACGGTCCGGGGAGGGACTGATATCGGCGGCGCTACGGGCCGACGAACGAATCGTCAACTACGTCAAGGGCCTCAACGACCTCGACGACCGGCTCTCGCCGGTGGTGACGAGCCTCGATTCCTCGGCGGCAGCGCAGCTTCCGGACTCACAGCAGGTGCTGGCGCAGCGCATCGAACGGGAGTGGACACTCGGGCCGACCGGCACCCCGACGGTTCAACTCGCCGGCCTCGATCCGGCCGGCAAACGACTCGTCGCGGCGCACGCCGCACGCCGATGCGGACTGCTGGCATACCGCCTTCCCGCGGACCTCATCCCGACCCAACCCACCGATCTGGACAACTTGGCGCGGCTGTGGGAACGCGAGAGCGCACTGCTGCCGGTGGCGCTGTACATCGACGCCGAAGACATCGACGACGAGAACGCCGCCGCCCGCACACCGATCAGCAGATTCCTGACTCGCATCGGCGGCCAGTGCGCACTGGCGGTGCGCGAAAGCTGGTCCGACGTCGGCCGGGGGTCGGTCGTCCTCGACGTCGAGGCACCGTCGGCGACCGAGCGCGCCGAAGCCTGGCAGGCCTCGCTGGCCGAGGGCACCGACATGGGTGCCATCGACGCGCTGTCGGCCCAGTTCGCGCTGCAGATCTGCGACATCGCCGAAATCGCCTCGATGTCAGACGATTCCGCAGACGCGTGGCACGAATGCCGGGCGCGGACCCGCCCCCGCCTTGACGCGCTAGCACGGCGCCTGGAACCTCGCGTCGACTGGGACGACATCGTGTTGCCCGAGGCCGCGCGGACACTGCTCGAACGCGTCGCCGCCCAGGTGTCTCACCGCACGACCGTCTACGACGACTGGGGCTTCGGCCGGCGCATCAACCGCGGCCTGGGGGTCAGCGTGCTGTTCGCCGGACCCAGCGGCACCGGCAAGACCATGGCCGCCGAGGTGCTGGCCTCGCGCCTGAAACTCGACCTCTACCGCATCGACCTGTCAGCGGTGGTCAGCAAGTACATCGGCGAAACGGAGAAGAACCTGCGCAAGCTCTTCGACGCGGGGGAAAGCGGCGGCGCGATCCTGCTGTTCGACGAAGCCGATTCCATATTCGGCAAGCGGAGCCAGGTCAAGGACGCCCACGATCGTTACGCCAACATCGAGATCAATTACCTGCTGCAGCGCATGGAGGCCTATCACGGCCTGGCGATCCTCGCGACCAACATGCGCGGCGCGCTGGATCCCGCGTTCCTGCGCAGGCTCCGGTTCGTCGTCGAGTTCACCTTTCCCGACGTCGGCCAACGCCGCCAGATCTGGGTGAAGTCGTTCCCCAGCGATGCCCCCGTCGCAGATCTCGATTTCGACCGCCTCGCGCAGCTGCCGGTCAGTGGCGGCATGGCCCGCAACATCGCGGTGAACGCGGCGTTCCTCGCCGCCGCGGCCGACGGACGAATCACGATGGCGAACGTACTGACCGCGGCACGAATGGAATTCGAGAAGCTCGAGCTTCCCATTCGCGATCGGGAGTTCGCGTTGAGCACGGTCGGTGCATGA